From the genome of Neisseria sp. oral taxon 014 str. F0314:
TGATGAAGTGGCGGCTCAATTTAAGGAGCGGTTTGCGGCATTTTTCCAGAAGAAATTGGCAAATTGACAGCACCTGTCGACTGTATGTGGCTGTATATGACTGTATGTGGTTGTCTGTGGCTGTAGATCAGGATAAAATAAAGCCGTCGGGTGCGCCAGACAACCGACGGCTGCTTTATATGTAAGTTGTCTTAGACTGTTACCAAGCAGGACTCGAAGCAACCAAAAGCAAAACTAATATTGCAATTTTTATTATTTTCACGAGGCTCCACCCCCTTTCGGGCGGTTCGATGTCGTGATACGCCTGACTTTCTCAGGGTGCGGGCGTATCGGTGCAGTCCGACCGCCTGACGTGATTATACTGCAAACCCGCTTATTCTGAATAAGCGGGTTTTGTTTTTGGGTCGCCATGAAGATGGTTTCAGACGACCTTTTCTACCGCCATAGCTACGCTATGGGCGGCGGGCAACTCAGTGGCTCGGAGCAAAAAGACTGAGCGGTTCCGATACCGTCCGTGTGTGATGTCCTGTACAAGCACTTTGCCCGTGAATCAGTGAGCAGTAGCGGGAGGGTAAAAATCGGAGGCATGGTATTTATCACACCCTGCCGTTTTGAGTGATGCCCTGATAAGGCTGACTACCGGCAATAGGTTGGGGAGCAGGTGGAAGCCCTGCATTCCAACCTGTTTTGACGGAGAGGAAATATGAATATTGAACCGGATCATAATGAGAAGCTTCGGACGCTTTATATTTTGCTGGTGCAGGAAGCCTTTACCGCTATCCGCAATTTGAGTGGCAAACATTCGGGCTGCCTGAGTCCTGAAGATGCCGTCCGACATTTGGATTTGGCCGGACAATTGGCGGAAACACTGCACAATCTTCCTGAAAGGGTTAACGATAAAAGCGGCATAGCCTATACGCAAAGAAGTATGGAGCGTTTTGTTTTGTCATATCCTTGTTTTTCGGAACAGTACCGTTTCAGTGAGTATTTGGACAAAATTAGGAAATTAATCCCTGATATTGACGATCAATAAGTCGGGGAGCAGGTGGAAGCCCTGCATCCCAACCTGTTTTGACGGAGAGGCAATATGAAGCAGGAGAACGGCCCCCTAATCCAACTGACGGCAAACATAGATGTCAAGCTGCGCCATGCGGTGGAATACCGCCTCGATCAAGGTCGTCTGAGAACGCATTTCAGACGGCCTTTTGTCTTGAGCAGAAGGAGATGGCAATGGCTTTAACCGAAATGACCAGAGACGAAGCCGTTCGGTATATAGAACGGGTACTGAAGGATGTGCGGAACGTCGTGGACGGAAACTATGACGATATTAGATACTATCCGGGTTCTTGGGGGGACTTCCGTTATCTCCAAGGCTATGCCGAAGCGACTGTCCGCGCATTTGTACTGCTATTAACAGACGAGGAATACAGACGCTATATCTCTGAAGCGCGTTATCCTTCCAAGGATTTTTAGGTTGTCTGAGCCATTTTCAGACGGCCTTTTCTCTTATGAAACTAACGAAAGGAAGCAACATGAAAAAAATTCGTAAACCCGTCAAACAAATCGTCATCGGTACTTATCAGAGCATAAAGGCTGCATCCAAGCAGGTGGATTTGTTGATGCGCGGTAACGGCGATTTGTGTGTGAACATCGTTCAGGACGGTCGTAAATATCAGGTTCGAACGGTCGTGTGGCAATGAAAAAACCGCTTTCTTTCAAAAGCGGCTTTCCTAGAGAATCGGATAATCTCATAGAGGGTATGTGATTATCCTTTTTTTCGTCTTGTTGTGCAAGCCGCATTCGGCGGCAAAGGAGTGTGAATGAAAAAATCTTTGTTGGCGGCGGTGTCGGCCGCCGTTCTGTTTGTCTCAATGCCGGTTCAGGCCGAGGAGTTGACGGGGGATGCGAAGCTCGCATGTGAAGCGATTCTGTGTCTTTCAACCAGTACCCGTCCGACCGAGTGCAACGAATCGCTGCGGCGGTATTTCTCCATTAAACACAAAAAAGCACATAAAACGGCAAGGGCGCGGCGTGATTTTCTGAAGCAGTGTCCGCGTGATCAGGGTGGGGATGCCGCCGTAGAGCGGCTGGTTGAGCGGCGTATGCCCTGACCGGCTTTGCATTGTTTTCTCTCCTGTGTTCGTAGCCCGCCTTTCCCGGGCGAAACGGCACACCTCTTTCCCTGCGGATTTTATCCTTTTTTATCCGCAGGGCTTTTTTTACAGAAGAAAGGCCGTCTGAAAAGAGGAGGGCGGTTTTTCTTGTGTGAAAGTTCCGGCGGCCGCTTTGGGTTCCGCTATATATTGAAACCGATTAATCAACAGGAAAGTTCGAATATGAAAGAAGTAAATCTGGTGGTGCAGAGCAAGGGCGGTTGCGGCAAAACGTTTTGTTGCGCCTCATACGCGCAATATGTGGCGGCAAGAGCGGCAAATCAGGTCGAAGTCCATTGCATTGTTACGATACTGACACGAGCAACCGTACGTTGAGCCGGTATAAACCGTTGAGCGTCCAAGTGATCAACATCCTGACACGGGACAACAATGTTGATATTCGCAATTTTGACGGACTGATTGAGCAGTTCTTGGAAAAAGACGGTATCGGCATTGTGGATACAGGTTCTAATACGTTCATCCCGCTAATGTCTTACATTGCAGAAAATAATATCGCCGAACTGCTGCGGGAATCGGGTGTGCGTCTGATTCTGCATGTACCGATTGAAGGCGGGCAGGCGCAGATTGACTGCATCGAAAGTTTAGGACGGATTTTGAACGATGTCGATGCTGAAGTGGTAGTTTGGCTGAATGAATTTCACGGAGCAGTGGAGAATGGTGGCAAACTGTTCGAGCAGTTCGGCGTTTACCAAAAACACAAAGACCGAATCATTGGCATTGTGCGCTTGGAAAAACGCAATCCCGACACCTACGGGAAAGACATTGAACAGATGACCAAGCTGCATCTGACCTTTGACGAGGTGGACCATACGGCAGAAATGACCTTTATGCCGAAGCAGCGGTTACGGAACGTGAAACGCGATATTTTTGCGAAACTGGCCAGTCTGCCGGTTGCGGCAAATGCTCTAGATGGTACAGGTGATGGAAAATAAAGCAGCCGAAATTGTCGCTGAAGTCTTCCGGCATTCGGGGACGCGGCTGACGGAAGACGATCCTATCGTCGTCATGTTGATGATGCAGGATCAGTCTTTCCGCCAAGCCTTTGACGCATTTGCGGAGCAGCAAACGGAAGAGCGGCTGGCTTTTTTGGAGGAACTGTCCGTCCGTGAGGGCAACATCACCGAGGCTGCCGCCAAGCTGGAAAAATACCGCGAACAACTGCTGGCCGAACTGGCACAGTACGCAAACGGACAGCTTGCCGAAGCCGAATCCAAAATCTACGGAGCGGTGTACCAACGTATCGCTCGTGATGTGGAGGTGTCCAACGAGCGGCTGGTCAAAAGGCTGGAAAAGCTGCTGGTTATTGCCCTGATTACAGCCTTGGTAGTACTGCTGCTTGCCGTGTTGCTTGTTTGGGGTGGACGTTAAAGAAGGAAGGTTATGCGTTCATTAATGGCAGTTGCCATAGGTCTTATATATTCGTTGATCTTGTGTGTTTTAGACATTCTTATCATCAACCCGTTCACCCCAATCATACTATTCATCATGGCTTGCATCGGAATATGTGATTTAGTGGATGTTGATGATGAGGATGTGTTCGGAATGACTCTTATTGTTACTTTCTCCAATTCTTATTTGTTGATGGCTGCCATAATTTATGGAGAGTATCGGATTTCGGGTTGCAGCCTGCGTTCCGGTTTTTGCTAGAGGTTTTCTATGGATGAAAAACATTACGAAGCTATGTTGTCCAAACCACCCGAAGGAATCGGCGGTTGGCCATTGTTTTTAATCGTCGAGTTTAAAGAGGCCGTTTACGAGGCAAACATTGCCCTGAGCCGTTCTAGACTTGCCAAAGGCTGGCGGCAAACGTTTGCTCAAAAAGCCGAAAAGGTATGCGGTTTTTACCGCCTCCGAGACGAAATCGAAGAAAGGAGGCATCATGCTGATTGATAAGGTGGAACCTATTGCTACGGTAAAGGTCCATACCGCTTTTTCCCCAGCGGCGGAGGATTACCCCCATTACCGGCTGATACCGGTGCAAACGGAAGCAGGCAATGATATGTGCCTGCTTTTTTATATAGACAGCGAACGGTATTTGCTGCTTGAACCGCGTATCAGGCGGTATCTTGCGGTCAAAAAACTGGCATGGCTGACGGAAAAGGCACCATTCAAAGTATTCGAAGTGATGCGGGAGGCAGAATGAGTAAAACCTACACCGTCGAAGAGGCGGCGGCATACTGCAAATGCCATGCGGAAACCGTCAGACAGTATATCAGGGACGGCGCGATTGTGGCCAGCAGGCCGGGTCGCCGCTATTGTATAACGCAGGCTGCACTTGACGTTTTTCTTGCCAAAAAAGAGAATGAACAGGTGCAGGCTTCGCTCGAACACAGGAGTGAAGAAAAATGCCGATCTACTTACGAAACGACGTCTACTACGTCGATATCAGGACGAAAGGCGGCCGCAGAATTAGACAGTCTGCTGGCACCAAAAACAAACATGAGGCGCAACGGCTGCACGATAAACTGAAATACGAGTTGTGGCAGCACGAGCATTTTGATGAAAAGCCGAAGCGGGTGTGGGAGGAGGCCGCAGTCAGGTGGATTAAGGAAAAATCTGAAAAAAAGAGTATCAGGGACGACATTAGCCGGTTGCGGATGTTGCCGCAATTGCGCGGGGTTTTCCTACATCATATAAGCCGTGATTTCATTATGGATGTGGTGGACAGACTGCCTTGTAGCAACAGTACCAAGAACCGTTATCTTGCTTTGATACGATCTATTTTGTACAAAGCCCAAAACGAATGGGGTTGGATTGATAATGCTCCAAAGCTGAAATTGAAGAAGGAGGCGGCAAAGCGTATTCGTTGGTTGAAGCCCGAAGAAGCGGAGCGGCTGATCAACGCGTTGCCGGACAATCATTGGCGGGCAATCGCAATATTCAGTTTTTGCACAGGGCTGAGGCAACGGAATGTGTTTGGTTTGAGATGGGAACAAGTTGATTTAGATCGTAAAACGGCTTGGATTTATCCCGATGAAACAAAATCTGGCAGACCGATTGGTGTACCGCTGAACGATGTGGCGGTACGGGTCTTATCGGAACGGATGGGAATACACGAAACTTATGTGTTCACCAATCGCGAAAACAAACCCGTATCGGCGTTGTCGAGCAAAATGTGGAAACGCACGTTGGAAAGGGCGGGCATTTCCAATTTCAGATGGCACGACATCCGTCATACTTGGGCAAGCTGGCTTGTTCAGCGCGGCGTACCGCTAGTTGCCCTAAAAGAGATGGGAGGGTGGGAACGGTTGGACATGGTAATGCGCTATGCACACTTGGCTACCGACCATCTGATGACCCATGCCGCAGTTTTGGATAATCTTGAAAGTTTTGGACACAAAATGGACACAGGGTTTCTCGGCCAGCAGGAGGGTCAGAGATTTTACCAATCTGAGGGAGGCTCTAAAAGATGTTGATTAATATGGAAAAATATCTGTATTTAGTGGTGCCCGGAGCCGGAATCGAACCGGCACGACCTGTTTAGGGTCGACGGATTTTAAGTCCGTTGTGTCTACCTATTTCACCACCCGGGCGGGAGTTTCAAATTGAGAACTGTTTGAAACTGTCCAATTTGGAGGCGGGGGCGCGGATTTGAACCGGCCTGCATAAGGATTGCACTCCTTACGGCATAAACACTCTGCCACCCCGCCGGAGGAAATTGTGGAGGCGAGAGTCGGAATCGAACCGGCGTAGACGGATTTGCAATCCGCTGCATAACCACTTTGCTATCTCGCCAAAAAGAAGGGATTGTCTTAGAGACAATCTGACTATTTTGGAGCGGGAAACGAGTCTCGAACTCGCGACCTCAACCTTGGCAAGGTTGCGCTCTACCAACTGAGCTATTCCCGCGTATTCGGATGTGTCTGGATGGAGCGGGAAACGAGTCTCGAACTCGCGACCTCAACCTTGGCAAGGTTGCGCTCTACCAACTGAGCTATTCCCGCATCGGAAGAAACATCTGAATAAAATATTTGGAGCGGGAAACGAGTCTCGAACTCGCGACCTCAACCTTGGCAAGGTTGCGCTCTACCAACTGAGCTATTCCCGCAATTCATTGCGTAAACTGAACCGGATGGAGCGGGAAACGAGTCTCGAACTCGCGACCTCAACCTTGGCAAGGTTGCGCTCTACCAACTGAGCTATTCCCGCCCGGATTCAGGTTTTCTGCCGTATCCGGCAGAAAAGAGACGCTATTATTATGGATTTGCCTTTGCTTCGTCAAGTGCTTTGCATTATTTTTTTGCAAACGGTTATTTGAATTCTTTCCATGCCATTTTCAGGTAATAGAACATGGACCAGATGGTCAGTACGGACGCGATTAACATCAATATGTTACCAATCAGTATCAGATTGAAGCCGTAAAAATCTTTCATTCCGGCCAGCAGCAGCAGGATGGCGAGCATCTGGGCGGTGGTTTTGAATTTGCCTATGGTGGCGACGGCCACGCTGTTGCGCTTGCCCATTTGTGCCATCCATTCGCGTAAGGCGGAAATGGTGATCTCGCGGCCGATGATGATGATGGCGAAGATGACGTTGGTGCGCTCGATATCCACCAGCAGGAGTAGGGCGACGGCGACCATCAGTTTGTCTGCAACCGGATCGAGGAATGCGCCGAAGTCGGAAGTTTGTTTCCACAGTCTTGCCAAGAAGCCGTCAAACCAGTCGGTAACGGCGGCGGCGGCAAAAATGAATGCCGCCGTCCAGTTGACGGTTTGCGGGTGTATCCATGCGTCGGGCAGGTAGAAGAGTGCGGTGAATGCGGGAATGAGCAAAACGCGCATCCATGTAAGGAATATCGGGATGTTCCAAGGCATTTGGGTTACCTTTTTATGGTCGTAGGCGGTTTGGGCGGCCGGATGTGTTCCGCCGCTGGAAAATCAGCGGCCATTATATAGCCAAACACATTGAAATCCCATATGGAAGCCTTTGTATCGTGTATTCAAATATAAATAGGACATTTTCACCGCCGTTATTTCAGAAATATTTAAAGATTGCCGTAATTTCAAACTTCCGGACTTCCGTCTGCGCAGAAATGGCGGTGCGGACATTTTCTATTTGAATTTGCGATAGAATCCGTCGGAGGCCGTCTGAATGTTTACAGTTTCGGACACGCTATTGCCGGTGTTGTTGCGCGTAGGCTTTTTTTGAAAACAGCCGGTATTTCGGCAGCAGGGAAGGTTGGTTCGGGTTTGCCAGAAAGTCTTTCAAGGCCGTCTGAAACTTCGGCAGGTCGGCGCAATAGCGGCTGCCGGGCAGGTTTTTGGCGGCGAAGTAATGGGCGATCAAATCGGCCTGTTGTTCCATATTCAAATCGTTGAACGAGGTAATTTGTTCCGGCGGCGGATAGGCGTAGGCTCGGCGTTTGCGGTAGCCGCCGGAGAGTACCAGTGCAAGCCCGCCCAGCCATGTGCGGAAGCCTTGCTGGTATTGCCAGACGTGGGTCAGTTCGTGTATCAGCCATATCCGGTAGCTGCGGTCGGCCAGTGCGAAGTCGGCGGGGCAGCTCTGTTTGGGGAAGTAGATGCAGCCGTTGGGTGATACGGCGACTTTCATATTGGGCATCAGGGGCAGGCCGCGGCGGATTCTGACGCGGGTGTAGTCGATGCCGTCTGAAAAAACGGTTTTTGCCATTTCGATTTCGTTGGCGGTCAGGGGGCGCAGGCGGCTGCCT
Proteins encoded in this window:
- a CDS encoding TrbM/KikA/MpfK family conjugal transfer protein — protein: MKKSLLAAVSAAVLFVSMPVQAEELTGDAKLACEAILCLSTSTRPTECNESLRRYFSIKHKKAHKTARARRDFLKQCPRDQGGDAAVERLVERRMP
- a CDS encoding conjugal transfer protein TraL; protein product: MSVQVINILTRDNNVDIRNFDGLIEQFLEKDGIGIVDTGSNTFIPLMSYIAENNIAELLRESGVRLILHVPIEGGQAQIDCIESLGRILNDVDAEVVVWLNEFHGAVENGGKLFEQFGVYQKHKDRIIGIVRLEKRNPDTYGKDIEQMTKLHLTFDEVDHTAEMTFMPKQRLRNVKRDIFAKLASLPVAANALDGTGDGK
- a CDS encoding helix-turn-helix domain-containing protein, coding for MSKTYTVEEAAAYCKCHAETVRQYIRDGAIVASRPGRRYCITQAALDVFLAKKENEQVQASLEHRSEEKCRSTYETTSTTSISGRKAAAELDSLLAPKTNMRRNGCTIN
- a CDS encoding site-specific integrase; translation: MYLRNDVYYVDIRTKGGRRIRQSAGTKNKHEAQRLHDKLKYELWQHEHFDEKPKRVWEEAAVRWIKEKSEKKSIRDDISRLRMLPQLRGVFLHHISRDFIMDVVDRLPCSNSTKNRYLALIRSILYKAQNEWGWIDNAPKLKLKKEAAKRIRWLKPEEAERLINALPDNHWRAIAIFSFCTGLRQRNVFGLRWEQVDLDRKTAWIYPDETKSGRPIGVPLNDVAVRVLSERMGIHETYVFTNRENKPVSALSSKMWKRTLERAGISNFRWHDIRHTWASWLVQRGVPLVALKEMGGWERLDMVMRYAHLATDHLMTHAAVLDNLESFGHKMDTGFLGQQEGQRFYQSEGGSKRC
- the pgsA gene encoding CDP-diacylglycerol--glycerol-3-phosphate 3-phosphatidyltransferase; the encoded protein is MPWNIPIFLTWMRVLLIPAFTALFYLPDAWIHPQTVNWTAAFIFAAAAVTDWFDGFLARLWKQTSDFGAFLDPVADKLMVAVALLLLVDIERTNVIFAIIIIGREITISALREWMAQMGKRNSVAVATIGKFKTTAQMLAILLLLAGMKDFYGFNLILIGNILMLIASVLTIWSMFYYLKMAWKEFK
- a CDS encoding DUF2062 domain-containing protein; this encodes MSLFKRNGLRGRLPDRAKIFASRWTKPFAPLFDKPYFWTLNRRQAAVSVAVGMFCGLMPGPTQMLSALIVAYFLRTNLPVAVFSTLYTNPFTYMPLYYTGYKIGCLILGIEAADKPVFPKLGGGQFWSETAAWLADAGKPLLVGVPVLGCILAVAGYFAVLLLWRWHTVYHWRGRKAGSRLRPLTANEIEMAKTVFSDGIDYTRVRIRRGLPLMPNMKVAVSPNGCIYFPKQSCPADFALADRSYRIWLIHELTHVWQYQQGFRTWLGGLALVLSGGYRKRRAYAYPPPEQITSFNDLNMEQQADLIAHYFAAKNLPGSRYCADLPKFQTALKDFLANPNQPSLLPKYRLFSKKAYAQQHRQ